The following nucleotide sequence is from Peribacillus sp. ACCC06369.
TGATCTGTTCGGTAATTCGTATACGCATTCCTTCGACGGGCGTCGGAATCGATATGATCGTCTTGAACGTTTAAGCTATTGCTTCTTGAATTCCATCGACTATAATAGGAGCATTGACTCTTTTGGTTACAAGTAACACAATAGCGTCCGTCTTCTTCTTCAGGATTATGCTCACTTTTATTTCCATAGTAATTGAGAGCACCAAAGGAAAATACTTCAACAGGTTTTTGATCAAGCCACCAGTTCACTAAATCAAAATGATGTGAGCTTTTATGAATGGAAAGGCCCCCGGAAAATTCCCTATTTCGATTCCAGCGTTGGAAATAACTAGAGCCATGGTAGGTATCAATATACCAATTTAAATCAACCGAAGTAATCCGCCCCACTTTCCCTTCAAGGATTAATTCCTTCAATTTTGTGTGGAACGGACTGTAACGGTAATTAAATGTAACCGTAACTTTCCCTTTACTATCCTCTTCTGCTTCTAGTATTCTTTTACAGTCAGCTGCTGTCGTAGCCATTGGCTTTTCAGTGATAACATCTAAATCATGTTGTAACGCCTTCAAAATATATTCAACATGTGTATCATCTCTACCCGTAACAATAATGACATCAGGCTTTGTTTCATATACCATTTTTTCAAATTCATTATCACAATACTCTAGTACATCATGAATTTGCGGAAACTCTTCCTTACAAACGTTGAATCGTTTTGGGTCCTTGTCTAGTAAAGCAACTAGTTGACTGGTTTTGGAGAATTTTTCAAGAATCGGTTTAATAAACATCCCGTTTGCTCTTTTACTTACACCACAAACTGCAAACTTTTTCATGATTTACACCCCATTCTTAATTTGAAATTATCCCTTTTTACAGCTTAGGCAATAATCTTTGCATTTCTATACACGCTAGAATAAAAGAACCAACACCATGCAAATCATTTTCACAGGTTGGGCGATCTAAATAATGCTGATAATCCCCTACTCCTGTACCGATACAAATTTCAGGCATTAAAAACAATCCATTGTCATTAAACTCCATTCGATCTAACAAACCTCTATATCCTTTAATAGCAAACTCTTTAAACCTTTCATCCGTATGACCATCATTTATGGCACGAGCAATGGTATAAACAAATAATGCTGCACAAGAGGTTTCCAGCCAATTATTGATGTCATGACCTTTGTCGACTACTTGATGCCAAAGCCCAGTATCTTCATCTTGGAATTGAACAAGTCCTGTAATGAGATCCTGTAACGCTTTTACAATTTCTGGTCGTGAAGGATGTTCTTTTGGCAAGAATGCTAAAATCTCATTAAATGTAATACCATACCAGCCGATTGCTCTTCCCCAAAACTCAGGTGACTTTCCAGTATCTGGGTCAGCCCATGACTGCTGTCTTTTCTCATCCCAGGCATGATAGAACAAACCAGTCTTTTCATCCCTCGTATGTTTTCTCATTAATCTTTCTTGTTCAATCACCATTTCTAGTAATTCTGGTGCACCATACTCTTTTCCGTAATTCATGGCAAATACACCACCCATATACAAGCCATCCAACCACATTTGATACGGGTATTTATCCTTGTGCCAAATGCCTCCATCAGATGTTCTATTAAATGTTGTAAACATATTTTTCAACTTTGTTGCAGCAATTTTATATCTTGGATCATTGGTTTCTTTGTCTAATGTAAATAGTAATAGCCCAGCCTGAATAGCATCTAACTCTTCACGATTAAAATAAAAGTTTCCATCCTCATCAATAATGTTGTCCACGTATCCTTTTATATAGTGGAAGTAATCTTCCCTGCCAATGATTTCATTAAGCTGCAACATACTATATAAAAATACCCCTTGGTGGTAATGCCATCTATTTTCGGGTGGAAGTTGTGCTGGTGTATATGTTGCTATTAATGAATCACAGGCCGCCTTCCCCCAGTCCAAAGGGGTTTGAAGTTGTTTTTGTCTATCACTCTTGTTCACTATCACCATTATTGAGCCTCTCCTTTGTTTCCTATTTTAAGATTTCAAACCACTTGTACTAATCCCGTCAACGATATAACGTTGGAATATAAAGAAGATAATGAATACTGGGATAAGGCTAATGGTTGACATTGCAAACATTGCACCCCAGTTCGTTACAGAGTTTGGATCAGAAAATAATTTTAAGGCCAATGATACTGGGTATTTCTCAGGTGTTGTTAAATAAAGCAGTGGACCCATGAAATCGTCCCAACGCCAATAGAATGAGAAAATCGCCGCAGTCATCATAGCAGGTACCACTAATGGGCATATAATCCTAAAAAATATTCCAAATGTACCGCATCCATCAATTTTTGCAGCTTGATCTAACTCCGTTGGAATCGTACGGATAAATTGAATGATTAAAAAGATAAAAAATGGTGCACCAAAAAATGTTGGTAATATAAGCGGCAAATAGGTGTCAATCCATCCAAAACCATTAAACATGATATATTGAGGTATCATTACCATTTCATATGGAAGCATCATGGTAAGCATCATACAAACAAACCAGAGTTTTTTTCCAACAAAATTAATACGTGCGAAGCCGTATGCAATAAGAGTAGAAGAAAGGACACTACCGATTGTGGAAATTATTACAATAACTAACGAGTTTGTAAAAAAGGTTGTAAACGTAATTCCGCCAAACCCTTTCCAACCTTCAATATAGTTCTCAAAGTGAAATGCATCTGGAATAATTTTATGTGCTTCAACAAAGACTGTTGAACTTTCTTTAAGAGAACTGCCAACCAGCCAAGCAAGAGGATAGAGCATGAGTA
It contains:
- a CDS encoding carbohydrate ABC transporter permease, which produces MILFTLLMLYPLAWLVGSSLKESSTVFVEAHKIIPDAFHFENYIEGWKGFGGITFTTFFTNSLVIVIISTIGSVLSSTLIAYGFARINFVGKKLWFVCMMLTMMLPYEMVMIPQYIMFNGFGWIDTYLPLILPTFFGAPFFIFLIIQFIRTIPTELDQAAKIDGCGTFGIFFRIICPLVVPAMMTAAIFSFYWRWDDFMGPLLYLTTPEKYPVSLALKLFSDPNSVTNWGAMFAMSTISLIPVFIIFFIFQRYIVDGISTSGLKS
- a CDS encoding glycoside hydrolase family 88 protein; translation: MVIVNKSDRQKQLQTPLDWGKAACDSLIATYTPAQLPPENRWHYHQGVFLYSMLQLNEIIGREDYFHYIKGYVDNIIDEDGNFYFNREELDAIQAGLLLFTLDKETNDPRYKIAATKLKNMFTTFNRTSDGGIWHKDKYPYQMWLDGLYMGGVFAMNYGKEYGAPELLEMVIEQERLMRKHTRDEKTGLFYHAWDEKRQQSWADPDTGKSPEFWGRAIGWYGITFNEILAFLPKEHPSRPEIVKALQDLITGLVQFQDEDTGLWHQVVDKGHDINNWLETSCAALFVYTIARAINDGHTDERFKEFAIKGYRGLLDRMEFNDNGLFLMPEICIGTGVGDYQHYLDRPTCENDLHGVGSFILACIEMQRLLPKL
- a CDS encoding Gfo/Idh/MocA family oxidoreductase, with the translated sequence MKKFAVCGVSKRANGMFIKPILEKFSKTSQLVALLDKDPKRFNVCKEEFPQIHDVLEYCDNEFEKMVYETKPDVIIVTGRDDTHVEYILKALQHDLDVITEKPMATTAADCKRILEAEEDSKGKVTVTFNYRYSPFHTKLKELILEGKVGRITSVDLNWYIDTYHGSSYFQRWNRNREFSGGLSIHKSSHHFDLVNWWLDQKPVEVFSFGALNYYGNKSEHNPEEEDGRYCVTCNQKSQCSYYSRWNSRSNSLNVQDDHIDSDARRRNAYTNYRTDQCIFDSDIEIEDTYTATIKYDKGALLSYSINFSLPYEGYRLAINGTKGRLETTEFHAPARVPFPVPEQTIEYFPLFGSKETIHVLKREGGHGGGDPVIQEDIFLGEDPTRPYPILSGSVDGAYAVATGEAVWRSSKENRPIYIEEILNAPKVKNS